In one window of Arachis ipaensis cultivar K30076 chromosome B06, Araip1.1, whole genome shotgun sequence DNA:
- the LOC110263470 gene encoding uncharacterized protein LOC110263470 isoform X1, whose translation MANLHMKFSLIIWLMGVSLLVSLNDSGLSTASPNGNHESSLQTNDDVHHVARKVSNDPNLLSHYNKQTESLYHIQRESPDGPDPRHHGGFIQSKNVDQKVSNDPNLLSHYNKQTESLYHIQRESSDGPDPRHHGGFIQSKNVDQKILNDPNSVSDYYKQTESLYHIQRESSDGPDPRHHGGFIQSKNVDQKILNDPNSVSDYYKQTESLYHIQRESPAGPDPRHHGGFIQSKNVDKKILNDLNPGSHYYKQTESLYHIQRESPAGPDPRHHGGFIQSKNVDKKILNDPNSVSDYYKQTESLYHIQRESPAGPDPRHHGGFIQSKNVDKKI comes from the exons ATGGCAAACTTGCACATGAAATTTTCTCTAATAATATGGTTGATGGGAGTTTCTCTCTTAGTATCGCTCAATGATAGTGGATTGAGCACAGCAAGCCCTAATGGAAACCATGAAAGTTCTCTGCAAACCAATGATGATGTTCATCATGTTGCCAGAAAAGTTTCAAATGATCCAAATCTGTTGTCACATTACAATAAGCAAACTGAAAGCTTATATCATATTCAAAGAGAAAGTCCAGATGGTCCAGATCCACGTCATCATGGCGGGTTTATACAATCCAAAAATGTTGATCAGAAAGTTTCAAATGATCCAAATCTGTTGTCACATTACAATAAGCAAACTGAAAGCTTATATCATATTCAAAGAGAAAGTTCAGATGGTCCAGATCCACGTCATCATGGTGGGTTTATACAATCCAAAAATGTTGATCAGAAAATTTTAAATGATCCAAATTCTGTATCGGATTACTACAAGCAAACTGAAAGCTTATATCATATTCAAAGAGAAAGTTCAGATGGTCCAGATCCACGTCATCATGGTGGGTTTATACAATCCAAAAATGTTGATCAGAAAATTTTAAATGATCCAAATTCTGTATCGGATTACTACAAGCAAACTGAAAGCTTATATCATATTCAAAGAGAAAGTCCAGCTGGTCCAGATCCACGTCACCATGGCGGATTTATACAATCCAAAAAtgttgataaaaaaattttaaatgatcTAAATCCAGGGTCGCATTACTATAAGCAAACTGAAAGCTTATATCATATTCAAAGAGAAAGTCCAGCTGGTCCAGATCCACGTCACCATGGCGGATTTATACAATCCAAAAAtgttgataaaaaaattttaaatgatcCAAATTCTGTATCGGATTACTACAAGCAAACTGAAAGCTTATATCATATTCAAAGAGAAAGTCCAGCTGGTCCAGATCCACGTCACCATGGCGGATTTATACAATCCAAAAAtgttgataaaaaaat CTAA
- the LOC110263470 gene encoding CLAVATA3/ESR (CLE)-related protein 4A-2-like isoform X2 yields the protein MANLHMKFSLIIWLMGVSLLVSLNDSGLSTASPNGNHESSLQTNDDVHHVARKVSNDPNLLSHYNKQTESLYHIQRESPDGPDPRHHGGFIQSKNVDQKVSNDPNLLSHYNKQTESLYHIQRESSDGPDPRHHGGFIQSKNVDQKILNDPNSVSDYYKQTESLYHIQRESPAGPDPRHHGGFIQSKNVDKKILNDPNSVSDYYKQTESLYHIQRESPAGPDPRHHGGFIQSKNVDKKILNDLNPGSHYYKQTESLYHIQRESQAGPDPHHHHPQFIQSKTSK from the exons ATGGCAAACTTGCACATGAAATTTTCTCTAATAATATGGTTGATGGGAGTTTCTCTCTTAGTATCGCTCAATGATAGTGGATTGAGCACAGCAAGCCCTAATGGAAACCATGAAAGTTCTCTGCAAACCAATGATGATGTTCATCATGTTGCCAGAAAAGTTTCAAATGATCCAAATCTGTTGTCACATTACAATAAGCAAACTGAAAGCTTATATCATATTCAAAGAGAAAGTCCAGATGGTCCAGATCCACGTCATCATGGCGGGTTTATACAATCCAAAAATGTTGATCAGAAAGTTTCAAATGATCCAAATCTGTTGTCACATTACAATAAGCAAACTGAAAGCTTATATCATATTCAAAGAGAAAGTTCAGATGGTCCAGATCCACGTCATCATGGTGGGTTTATACAATCCAAAAATGTTGATCAGAAAATTTTAAATGATCCAAATTCTGTATCGGATTACTACAAGCAAACTGAAAGCTTATATCATATTCAAAGAGAAAG TCCAGCTGGTCCAGATCCACGTCACCATGGCGGATTTATACAATCCAAAAAtgttgataaaaaaattttaaatgatcCAAATTCTGTATCGGATTACTACAAGCAAACTGAAAGCTTATATCATATTCAAAGAGAAAGTCCAGCTGGTCCAGATCCACGTCACCATGGCGGATTTATACAATCCAAAAAtgttgataaaaaaattttaaatgatcTAAATCCAGGGTCGCATTACTATAAGCAAACTGAAAGCTTATATCATATTCAAAGAGAAAGTCAAGCTGGTCCAGATCcacaccaccaccacccccagtTTATACAATCTAAAACTTCAAAATGA